Proteins encoded by one window of Nitrospinota bacterium:
- a CDS encoding molybdopterin-dependent oxidoreductase: MLQVKSVCRSCHGGCGVIVHVKDGAVEKIKGDPSSPISRGWLCVKGVHSAEMANHPARLKTPLKRSGARGEGKWKQVSWETALDEIADRLGRIKGQWGAESLAIGQGTGRHHYMHTVRFANALGTPNWYEPGLAQCFIPRITVSNMTYGGFVTPDYYGATKPAMIIFWAHNPLVTSADGELAPAVQRGMGDGCVTVAIDPQRSETGKKCGTWLAVRPGTDAALALAMIHVIIRDKLHDAQFVSKWCSGFDELCGRVADMTPEWAEKITGVSAEDIAKVATAYATIKPGVIEWGLGIEQNANSLQTVRAIAILRAITGNLDVPGGDLLGMNILNPYPTLKDKLPKQTAQKRIGGETFKLLGGWRAYMPSAHIPGLFNAMRTGNPYPVKSLMLFGNNPMATVANTRGVYDALMKLELLVTTDLFMTPSAALSDYVLPAAFWTEIEHLNGMPLVAETFAYAHPKITQTGEAMQDEWIMDELMKRLDLPGCGMTYRQIFDHQLAPTGMTFNELVKNGPYLAPAIKYRKYEEKGFRTPSRKVELSCPALKRMGYDHLPFYEEPPESPEASPDVAASYPLILVTGARTREFFHSDGRQVESLRKQHPDPLARMSPQAAAARGITDGDWVIIASPRGEIRMKAAVTDDIRPDVVNVEHGWWFPELADDPLGGIFESNANILTTDQPPYDPAFGACRLRGLLCEVRKE, encoded by the coding sequence ATGCTTCAGGTCAAAAGCGTCTGCCGATCCTGCCACGGTGGATGCGGCGTGATCGTCCATGTGAAGGACGGGGCCGTTGAAAAAATAAAGGGGGACCCTTCATCCCCCATAAGCCGGGGCTGGCTTTGCGTCAAGGGGGTGCACTCGGCGGAAATGGCCAACCATCCCGCCCGCCTCAAAACACCGCTTAAAAGGTCCGGAGCCAGGGGGGAGGGGAAATGGAAACAGGTCTCGTGGGAAACCGCGCTGGACGAAATCGCCGACAGGCTTGGCCGGATCAAAGGCCAATGGGGGGCCGAATCACTGGCCATCGGGCAGGGGACCGGCCGCCACCACTACATGCACACCGTCAGGTTCGCCAACGCGCTGGGGACTCCCAACTGGTATGAACCGGGGCTGGCCCAATGCTTCATACCCCGGATAACCGTGAGCAACATGACCTACGGCGGCTTTGTGACGCCGGACTATTACGGCGCCACGAAACCTGCGATGATAATTTTCTGGGCGCACAATCCCCTTGTCACAAGCGCCGACGGCGAGTTGGCCCCGGCCGTGCAACGGGGCATGGGGGATGGATGCGTCACGGTGGCGATAGATCCTCAGCGCTCCGAAACGGGCAAAAAATGCGGAACGTGGCTTGCCGTGCGCCCCGGCACGGACGCGGCGCTGGCGCTGGCGATGATCCATGTGATCATCCGGGACAAATTGCACGACGCGCAATTCGTCTCCAAATGGTGCTCGGGATTCGACGAGCTTTGCGGCCGCGTGGCGGACATGACCCCCGAATGGGCGGAAAAGATCACCGGGGTCTCCGCCGAAGATATCGCAAAAGTGGCCACAGCCTACGCAACCATAAAGCCGGGGGTGATCGAATGGGGGCTGGGCATCGAGCAGAACGCCAACTCGCTCCAGACCGTGCGCGCAATCGCTATACTGCGCGCCATCACTGGAAACCTGGATGTGCCCGGCGGCGACTTGCTGGGGATGAACATACTCAATCCATATCCCACCCTTAAAGATAAACTGCCAAAGCAGACAGCGCAGAAGCGTATCGGCGGGGAGACCTTTAAACTGCTTGGCGGATGGCGGGCATACATGCCTTCCGCCCATATCCCCGGCCTGTTTAACGCCATGCGGACGGGGAACCCCTATCCGGTGAAGTCGCTGATGTTGTTCGGCAACAATCCGATGGCCACCGTGGCCAACACCCGTGGCGTTTATGACGCGTTGATGAAGCTTGAGCTTCTTGTGACAACGGACCTTTTCATGACCCCGTCGGCGGCGCTTTCGGACTATGTGCTTCCGGCGGCGTTCTGGACAGAGATCGAACATTTGAACGGCATGCCGCTGGTGGCGGAAACCTTTGCGTACGCCCATCCTAAGATCACGCAGACAGGCGAGGCGATGCAGGACGAATGGATAATGGATGAGCTTATGAAGCGGCTCGATCTGCCGGGATGCGGCATGACATACCGCCAGATATTCGACCATCAACTGGCGCCAACCGGCATGACTTTCAACGAACTTGTGAAAAACGGGCCGTATCTGGCGCCCGCGATAAAATACCGCAAATACGAGGAGAAGGGTTTTCGGACCCCCTCGCGAAAAGTGGAGCTTTCCTGCCCGGCTTTAAAGCGCATGGGTTACGATCATCTTCCATTTTATGAAGAGCCTCCAGAAAGCCCGGAAGCCTCCCCGGACGTGGCGGCGAGTTATCCGCTGATCCTTGTCACCGGCGCCAGGACGCGGGAGTTTTTCCATAGTGACGGCAGGCAGGTGGAAAGCCTGCGAAAGCAACATCCCGATCCCCTTGCGCGGATGAGCCCGCAGGCGGCGGCGGCGAGGGGTATAACCGATGGAGACTGGGTGATTATCGCCTCGCCGCGCGGTGAGATCAGGATGAAAGCGGCCGTCACGGATGATATACGGCCCGATGTTGTGAACGTGGAGCATGGATGGTGGTTCCCGGAACTGGCGGACGATCCGCTGGGGGGAATCTTTGAATCCAACGCCAATATCCTTACCACGGACCAGCCCCCGTATGACCCGGCCTTTGGAGCGTGCCGCCTGCGGGGATTGCTGTGCGAGGTGAGGAAAGAGTGA
- a CDS encoding tetratricopeptide repeat protein: METDSAQKTYDLILANMGLPGKNTGVVFFDMAATQNPGLSLDKKLRRNDKTHDIIIIAFSDPRDRRQASLAAQTEADEIVPKPFSPSTVQNKLMEVMTRKLADIRKEVDGYLYKVDLAIETPETSITQKKKAEFFAGGILKLAELAPWSHLPVLDLGKTLYKFRMYTEAEKMARKVISVDFGSAEAHQLLSQALKALGKIPQSIKELELALAQKPNSAELKLKLGEAYLKDGKPEKSIPLLSQAAQHFASRLDSEKEARGRNFLGQAKFEKGEAASDGEMINDGIEDLDRATRLDPGLISAYYNLVVAYQKTNRPAEAYKVFERIQSVEPRDAEGWVEMGKTYLMRHEPEKGVFAFKKADSMGEGKFEIYEEAATALYRHKLYKDALAYLAKAKRINPSDKYAYNLCGVIYRILGERFAAVDEYKMAASLDPSDAAIIFNLGVAYFKTSQEDLSLEYFRKAKELDPNLTEADKYLDILEAGQE; this comes from the coding sequence GTGGAAACGGACAGCGCGCAAAAGACGTATGACCTGATCCTCGCCAACATGGGCCTTCCCGGAAAGAATACGGGCGTTGTTTTCTTCGATATGGCGGCCACCCAGAACCCGGGCCTTAGCCTGGACAAGAAGCTCCGGCGCAACGATAAAACGCATGACATCATCATAATCGCTTTTTCCGACCCGCGGGACCGCCGACAGGCGTCCTTGGCGGCGCAGACGGAAGCGGACGAGATAGTGCCAAAACCATTCTCCCCCTCCACCGTCCAGAACAAGCTTATGGAGGTGATGACCCGCAAGCTGGCGGACATACGCAAAGAGGTGGACGGCTATCTGTACAAGGTGGACCTGGCCATCGAAACACCTGAAACCAGCATCACCCAAAAGAAAAAGGCGGAATTTTTCGCGGGCGGGATTTTGAAACTGGCGGAACTTGCGCCATGGAGCCACCTGCCGGTGCTCGACCTTGGCAAGACGCTGTACAAATTCCGCATGTACACCGAGGCGGAGAAGATGGCCCGGAAAGTGATTTCCGTGGACTTCGGCTCGGCGGAAGCGCACCAGTTGCTTTCGCAGGCGCTAAAGGCGCTTGGCAAGATTCCCCAGTCCATAAAGGAACTGGAGCTTGCGTTGGCGCAAAAACCGAACTCCGCTGAACTGAAGCTTAAGCTCGGCGAAGCGTACCTCAAGGACGGCAAGCCTGAAAAGTCCATCCCGCTGCTTTCGCAGGCCGCGCAACATTTTGCCTCCCGCTTGGACAGCGAAAAAGAGGCCCGTGGACGCAACTTCCTTGGCCAGGCCAAGTTCGAGAAGGGCGAAGCGGCAAGCGACGGGGAGATGATAAACGACGGGATCGAGGACCTGGACAGGGCCACCAGGCTGGATCCGGGGCTTATTTCCGCCTATTACAACCTTGTGGTGGCGTACCAGAAGACCAACCGGCCCGCGGAGGCATACAAGGTGTTCGAGCGGATACAGTCCGTAGAACCGAGGGACGCGGAGGGCTGGGTGGAAATGGGAAAGACCTACCTGATGCGCCATGAGCCTGAAAAAGGGGTGTTCGCGTTCAAAAAAGCGGATTCGATGGGTGAAGGCAAATTTGAAATCTACGAGGAGGCAGCCACGGCCCTTTACCGGCACAAGCTGTACAAGGACGCGCTGGCCTATCTTGCTAAAGCCAAGCGGATCAATCCATCGGACAAATACGCTTACAACCTGTGCGGTGTGATATACCGGATCCTTGGCGAGCGGTTCGCCGCGGTGGACGAATATAAAATGGCCGCAAGCCTGGATCCCAGCGACGCGGCGATAATCTTCAACCTTGGCGTGGCCTATTTCAAGACAAGCCAGGAGGACCTTAGCCTGGAGTATTTCAGAAAGGCCAAGGAGCTCGATCCGAACCTGACCGAAGCGGACAAGTATCTTGATATCCTGGAGGCTGGACAGGAATAG
- a CDS encoding DUF1848 domain-containing protein has protein sequence MAIISASRRTDIPAFHGAWFMDKIGRGFCHVANPFNGKVEKVLLGLGDVDAFVFWSRNYAPMLRNLERLRAMGHRFYCQFTINCYPRFIDPAAPSLAKAARTAHALCRMFGPDTVVWRYDPVMLTSGATFKWHERNYAAISKALEGAADTCVISFIDWYRKLDRNLLPALDAGGAQLLDPSLDELKSLALSFAGTAKSHGMRLETCCEPDFDLPQTSCIDRKRLRAVTGKDFTDLKLHPTRKGCNCAVSKDIGAYDTCVMGCAYCYANRSRKSSFRNLKEIHTGDLSL, from the coding sequence ATGGCCATCATCTCCGCCTCGCGCCGGACAGACATTCCCGCGTTCCACGGCGCATGGTTCATGGACAAAATCGGCAGGGGCTTTTGCCATGTGGCAAACCCGTTCAACGGCAAGGTGGAGAAAGTCCTTCTTGGACTGGGCGACGTGGACGCTTTCGTGTTCTGGTCGCGCAACTATGCGCCGATGCTCCGCAATCTTGAACGGCTGCGCGCCATGGGCCACCGTTTCTATTGCCAGTTCACCATAAACTGTTATCCGAGGTTTATCGATCCGGCGGCTCCTTCGCTTGCCAAGGCGGCCCGCACCGCCCATGCGCTTTGCCGGATGTTCGGCCCGGACACGGTGGTGTGGAGATACGATCCAGTGATGCTTACGTCCGGCGCCACATTCAAGTGGCATGAGCGCAATTACGCCGCCATTTCAAAAGCGCTGGAGGGGGCGGCGGACACTTGCGTGATATCGTTCATCGACTGGTACCGGAAACTGGACAGGAACCTGCTCCCGGCGCTTGATGCGGGCGGAGCGCAATTGCTTGATCCATCTCTGGATGAACTCAAAAGCCTTGCTTTGTCATTTGCCGGGACAGCGAAAAGTCATGGAATGCGGCTTGAGACTTGTTGCGAGCCGGATTTTGATCTGCCGCAAACGTCCTGCATAGACCGCAAACGATTGAGAGCCGTCACGGGAAAGGACTTTACCGATTTGAAGCTCCATCCCACGCGAAAAGGCTGCAATTGCGCCGTGTCAAAGGACATCGGGGCGTATGACACTTGTGTGATGGGATGCGCCTATTGCTATGCGAACAGGTCGCGCAAATCAAGCTTCAGGAATCTTAAGGAAATCCACACAGGCGATCTTTCCTTGTAA